From a single Loigolactobacillus coryniformis subsp. coryniformis KCTC 3167 = DSM 20001 genomic region:
- a CDS encoding adenylate kinase, with protein sequence MNLILMGLPGAGKGTQAEQIVDTYKIPHISTGDMFRAAMKDETELGLKAKSFMDNGDLVPDEVTNGIVKDRLAEADTKVGYLLDGFPRNLSQAEALEQITADLNKPLDGVINIQVDPASLMERLTGRFICKSCGATYHKLYNPTKVAGTCDRCGGHDFFQRDDDKPETVKNRLAVNEKMNTPLLDFYGKKNLLFNVDGNQDINDVFADIKKILDPLASK encoded by the coding sequence ATGAATTTGATTTTAATGGGTTTACCTGGTGCTGGTAAAGGGACCCAAGCTGAACAGATTGTAGATACTTACAAAATTCCCCATATTTCTACTGGGGATATGTTCCGGGCAGCAATGAAAGATGAAACTGAATTAGGCCTAAAAGCTAAATCCTTTATGGATAACGGTGATTTGGTTCCTGATGAAGTGACAAACGGAATTGTTAAGGATCGTTTGGCGGAAGCTGATACTAAAGTCGGCTATTTGTTAGATGGTTTTCCACGTAACCTAAGCCAGGCAGAAGCCTTAGAACAAATCACAGCAGATTTAAATAAGCCCCTTGATGGTGTGATCAACATTCAGGTTGATCCTGCATCATTGATGGAACGACTTACTGGTCGTTTTATCTGTAAATCTTGTGGCGCAACTTACCATAAACTTTACAATCCAACAAAAGTTGCTGGCACTTGTGATCGTTGCGGCGGGCATGATTTCTTCCAACGTGATGATGATAAGCCAGAAACTGTCAAGAATCGTTTGGCAGTAAACGAAAAGATGAATACACCGTTACTTGATTTTTACGGCAAAAAGAATTTGTTATTCAATGTTGATGGTAATCAAGATATCAATGATGTTTTTGCTGACATTAAAAAGATCTTAGATCCATTAGCAAGCAAGTAA
- the rplO gene encoding 50S ribosomal protein L15: MKLHELQASEGSRHVRNRVGRGTSSGNGKTAGRGQKGQKARGKVRLGFEGGQMPLFRRMPKRGFSNINRKEYAIVSLNDLNRFDEGTDITPALLVESGIVKNEKAGIKLLANGEITKKVTVTVSKASAAAKQAVEAAGGKIEVI; encoded by the coding sequence ATGAAATTACACGAATTACAAGCAAGCGAAGGCTCGCGTCACGTTCGTAACCGAGTTGGCCGTGGGACTTCATCCGGTAATGGTAAAACAGCCGGTCGTGGTCAAAAGGGTCAAAAAGCTCGTGGTAAAGTACGTTTGGGCTTCGAAGGTGGCCAAATGCCATTATTCCGTCGTATGCCAAAACGTGGTTTCTCGAACATTAACCGCAAAGAATATGCTATTGTAAGTTTGAATGACTTGAATCGTTTCGACGAAGGTACTGATATCACACCAGCATTGTTGGTTGAATCTGGTATCGTTAAAAACGAAAAAGCCGGTATCAAATTATTAGCAAACGGCGAAATCACTAAGAAAGTTACAGTTACGGTTAGCAAGGCTTCGGCTGCAGCTAAACAAGCTGTTGAAGCTGCTGGCGGTAAAATTGAGGTGATTTAA
- a CDS encoding DNA-directed RNA polymerase subunit alpha: protein MIEFEKPNIAKVDESTNYGKFVIEPLERGYGTTLGNSLRRILLASLPGAAVTSVQIDGVLHEFSTIDGVTEDVTQIILNIKKLALKLDSDDDKTLEIDVKGPATVTAGDIEADGDVEILNPDLYICTVAEGGRFHIRMTAHKGRGYVAADGNKVDDMPIGVLPIDSIYTPISRVNYQVESTRVGRRNDFDKLTLDVWTNGSISPREAISLAAKILTEHLDIFVNLTDEAKNAEIMVEKEETHKEKMLEMTIEELDLSVRSYNCLKRAGINTVQELTNKTEADMMKVRNLGRKSLEEVKAKLTDLGLSLRKED, encoded by the coding sequence ATGATCGAATTTGAAAAACCAAATATTGCCAAGGTTGATGAAAGCACAAACTATGGTAAGTTTGTCATTGAGCCGTTAGAACGTGGCTATGGGACAACTTTAGGTAATTCATTGCGGCGTATCCTCTTGGCTTCATTGCCAGGTGCAGCCGTAACGAGTGTTCAAATCGATGGTGTTTTACATGAATTTTCGACCATTGATGGTGTAACCGAAGATGTCACACAAATCATCTTAAACATCAAAAAACTCGCTTTGAAGTTGGATTCTGACGATGATAAGACACTAGAAATCGACGTCAAAGGTCCGGCAACAGTCACTGCTGGTGACATTGAAGCTGATGGGGACGTTGAGATCTTAAATCCTGATCTGTATATTTGTACAGTCGCTGAAGGTGGTCGTTTCCACATTCGGATGACTGCACACAAAGGTCGTGGCTACGTTGCCGCTGATGGTAATAAGGTTGATGACATGCCGATCGGTGTTTTGCCAATCGATTCGATTTATACCCCAATCAGTCGTGTTAATTATCAAGTTGAAAGCACCCGTGTTGGTCGCCGTAACGACTTTGATAAATTAACCTTGGATGTTTGGACGAATGGTTCTATTAGTCCACGAGAAGCAATTAGTTTGGCAGCTAAGATCTTGACTGAGCATTTGGATATCTTCGTTAACTTAACTGATGAAGCTAAAAACGCTGAAATCATGGTAGAAAAAGAAGAAACCCATAAAGAAAAAATGCTTGAAATGACAATCGAAGAACTTGATTTATCTGTTCGTTCATACAACTGTTTGAAACGTGCTGGTATTAATACAGTTCAAGAATTGACTAACAAGACTGAAGCTGACATGATGAAAGTCCGTAACCTTGGACGTAAGTCTTTGGAAGAAGTTAAGGCTAAATTAACTGACTTAGGTCTTTCATTACGTAAAGAAGATTAA
- the rplF gene encoding 50S ribosomal protein L6, which yields MSRIGYKVINVPEKVTVTKTGDSVTVKGPKGELTREFNPLITITQKDNVISFERADHGKKSRELHGTARANLANMVEGVSNGFTKKLQLVGVGYRAQLQGKKLILNVGYSNPVEMETPEGLSLEVPSNTEINVSGISKQAVGEFAAVIRSVRAPEPYKGKGIRYVDEYVRRKEGKTGK from the coding sequence GTGAGTCGTATCGGTTACAAAGTAATCAATGTACCTGAAAAGGTAACAGTAACTAAAACTGGTGACAGCGTCACAGTTAAAGGTCCTAAAGGTGAATTGACCCGTGAATTCAATCCGTTGATCACAATCACACAGAAAGATAATGTGATTAGTTTTGAACGTGCTGATCATGGTAAAAAGAGCCGTGAATTGCATGGTACAGCCCGGGCTAACTTGGCTAACATGGTCGAAGGTGTCTCCAATGGCTTCACTAAGAAGTTACAATTGGTTGGTGTCGGATATCGTGCCCAATTACAAGGTAAGAAATTGATTTTAAACGTTGGTTATTCCAACCCAGTTGAAATGGAAACTCCAGAAGGCTTGAGCCTTGAAGTTCCTTCAAATACTGAAATCAATGTTTCTGGTATCAGCAAACAAGCTGTTGGTGAATTTGCCGCAGTTATCCGTAGTGTCCGTGCCCCAGAACCTTATAAAGGTAAAGGTATTCGCTACGTTGACGAATATGTTCGTCGTAAGGAAGGCAAGACTGGTAAATAG
- the infA gene encoding translation initiation factor IF-1, with protein sequence MAKDDVIEVEGKVTDTLPNAMFKVELENGATILATVSGKIRMHYIRILPGDRVTVELSPYDLTRGRITYRFK encoded by the coding sequence GTGGCGAAAGATGATGTCATTGAGGTCGAAGGAAAAGTCACTGATACATTGCCAAATGCAATGTTCAAGGTAGAACTTGAAAATGGGGCAACAATTCTAGCGACTGTTTCTGGTAAGATCAGAATGCACTATATTCGGATCCTGCCGGGTGATCGAGTTACTGTTGAGTTGTCACCATATGACTTAACACGTGGCCGCATTACCTATCGCTTTAAATAG
- a CDS encoding energy-coupling factor ABC transporter ATP-binding protein: MTKIIEVEHLNFRYPQTEGRPALSDVNLTIEQGEWVAIIGHNGSGKSTLAKSLDGLLPLNPESGKIRVAGIELTEDSVWDIRRQIGMVFQNPDNQFVGATVEDDVAFGLENIGLPRDEMVTRVHDALARVRMTEFADREPARLSGGQKQRVAIAGVIALQPQIIILDESTSMLDPNGRIEVLDTVRELKEQENLTVISITHDIDEAANANRIVILDDGEIKESGTPAEIFQYGERLIELGLDVPYAERLKAALHRQGLIVPQQYLTEEGLVDWLWTLHSKM, encoded by the coding sequence GTGACAAAAATTATTGAAGTCGAACATTTAAATTTCCGTTACCCGCAAACGGAAGGACGACCAGCGCTAAGTGATGTTAATTTAACGATTGAGCAAGGCGAGTGGGTTGCTATCATCGGCCATAACGGTAGTGGTAAGTCGACTTTGGCGAAGTCACTAGATGGGTTGCTACCATTGAACCCAGAAAGTGGTAAAATTCGCGTTGCTGGAATTGAATTAACTGAAGATAGTGTGTGGGATATTCGACGCCAAATTGGCATGGTTTTTCAGAATCCTGATAATCAATTTGTTGGGGCTACTGTTGAAGATGATGTCGCCTTTGGCTTGGAAAATATTGGCTTGCCACGTGATGAGATGGTTACGCGTGTGCATGACGCTTTGGCACGCGTACGGATGACCGAGTTCGCTGATCGTGAACCAGCTCGTTTATCGGGTGGGCAAAAGCAACGGGTGGCGATTGCTGGTGTAATCGCGTTGCAACCGCAGATCATTATTTTAGATGAATCGACGAGTATGCTTGATCCCAATGGGCGGATCGAAGTTCTAGATACAGTTCGTGAGCTAAAGGAACAGGAAAATTTGACAGTGATCTCGATCACCCATGATATCGATGAAGCAGCTAACGCTAACCGCATTGTTATTTTGGACGATGGTGAGATCAAGGAATCAGGCACGCCAGCGGAAATCTTTCAGTATGGCGAGCGTTTGATCGAATTAGGTCTTGATGTTCCTTATGCCGAGCGGTTAAAGGCGGCCTTGCATCGCCAAGGCTTAATTGTACCGCAACAATACTTAACTGAGGAAGGGTTGGTGGATTGGCTATGGACATTACATTCCAAGATGTAG
- the rpmD gene encoding 50S ribosomal protein L30: MAQLKITLKRSAAHRIPNHRAIVKSMGLSKVNSSVTLPDNEAVRGQLFKIGYLVNVEEVK; encoded by the coding sequence ATGGCACAATTAAAAATCACGTTAAAGCGTAGTGCAGCACATCGGATTCCAAATCATCGTGCAATTGTTAAATCAATGGGCCTGTCTAAAGTTAATAGTTCAGTAACATTGCCTGACAATGAAGCCGTTCGTGGCCAATTATTCAAGATTGGTTACTTGGTTAACGTTGAAGAAGTTAAGTAA
- the truA gene encoding tRNA pseudouridine(38-40) synthase TruA, whose product MLRYKVTIAYDGTQFAGFQLQVKQRTVQGVMEKAVRTIAKSPTRIVVNGSGRTDAGVHALGQVVHFDFPFVLPAAAMLKALNSLLPLDVVVKDCQVADPGFHARYDTTGKRYVYRVSRGYYTDPFRRFYTGHWKYALDVDKIELALTDFIGTHDFSSFAASGGSIKNKVRTIFAATVTEDPASDELIFEFYGNGFLYNMVRIMVGVALEIGNGRRPVHDILRLYEVKDRTQARYTAPASGLYLKKVYYGDGPADKGDLVTL is encoded by the coding sequence TTGTTACGTTATAAAGTTACGATTGCCTATGACGGTACTCAATTTGCAGGCTTTCAGCTCCAAGTGAAGCAACGGACTGTACAGGGGGTCATGGAGAAGGCTGTACGAACCATTGCTAAATCACCAACCCGGATCGTGGTCAACGGTTCTGGCCGTACCGATGCGGGTGTTCATGCATTAGGGCAGGTCGTGCATTTTGATTTTCCATTTGTCTTACCAGCCGCTGCGATGTTAAAAGCCTTAAATAGTTTGCTACCATTGGATGTAGTGGTCAAGGATTGCCAAGTTGCGGACCCGGGATTCCATGCGCGCTATGACACAACAGGTAAACGGTATGTTTATCGCGTTAGCCGTGGTTATTATACGGATCCTTTTCGTCGTTTTTACACTGGTCATTGGAAGTACGCTTTAGATGTGGATAAAATTGAACTAGCGCTGACTGATTTTATTGGTACGCATGATTTTAGTAGTTTTGCTGCATCTGGTGGCAGTATTAAAAATAAGGTACGCACAATTTTTGCTGCCACTGTAACTGAGGATCCAGCGAGTGATGAATTAATTTTTGAATTCTATGGTAATGGCTTCTTATATAATATGGTACGTATTATGGTTGGGGTTGCTTTAGAAATTGGTAATGGTCGTCGGCCAGTGCACGATATTTTACGTTTATACGAAGTTAAAGACCGTACACAAGCACGTTACACGGCACCGGCTAGTGGACTTTACTTGAAAAAAGTCTATTATGGTGATGGTCCAGCTGATAAAGGTGATTTGGTTACGCTTTAA
- a CDS encoding energy-coupling factor ABC transporter ATP-binding protein, with product MDITFQDVAYTYQAGTPFESQALHDINLTIADQSFTAIIGHTGSGKSTLVQHLNALLKPTSGTVTIGDRQITPETNNKNLKPLRQKVGMVFQFPENQLFEETVAKDIAFGPMNFGMSATDAAKKAAEMLDLVGLPAELLERSPFDLSGGQMRRVAIAGVLAMAPEVLILDEPTAGLDPAGRREIMGMVTRLHEQQKLTVVLITHHMEDVANYADHVIVMEHGTVAKVGQPSEIFQDVEWLQKRQLGVPETTEFAARLQKRGFKFTRLPLTEVELAAALLPQLPREAVSQPHDE from the coding sequence ATGGACATTACATTCCAAGATGTAGCTTATACTTACCAGGCCGGAACGCCCTTTGAAAGCCAGGCGCTACATGATATTAATTTAACGATCGCAGATCAGAGTTTCACGGCGATCATTGGCCATACCGGTAGTGGCAAATCAACCCTAGTCCAACACCTTAATGCATTGTTAAAACCTACTAGCGGCACAGTAACGATTGGTGACCGGCAAATTACGCCGGAGACCAACAATAAAAATTTAAAACCCTTGCGGCAAAAAGTTGGAATGGTGTTCCAATTTCCAGAGAACCAGTTATTTGAGGAAACCGTTGCTAAAGATATTGCATTTGGTCCGATGAATTTTGGCATGAGTGCAACTGATGCAGCGAAGAAGGCTGCTGAGATGCTTGATTTAGTAGGTCTACCGGCTGAATTACTGGAACGCTCACCATTTGATCTATCTGGTGGTCAAATGCGGCGTGTGGCTATTGCTGGCGTTTTAGCGATGGCTCCTGAAGTTTTGATCCTGGATGAACCAACAGCGGGCTTAGATCCAGCCGGTCGTCGTGAGATTATGGGGATGGTCACACGATTACATGAGCAACAAAAATTAACCGTTGTTTTGATCACGCATCATATGGAAGATGTGGCTAATTATGCTGATCACGTGATCGTGATGGAACATGGGACAGTAGCTAAGGTAGGCCAACCAAGCGAGATATTTCAGGATGTAGAGTGGCTGCAGAAACGGCAACTGGGTGTACCGGAAACCACTGAATTTGCGGCGCGGCTGCAAAAGCGAGGCTTTAAGTTTACCCGGTTACCACTAACTGAAGTTGAATTGGCAGCGGCGTTGTTGCCTCAATTACCTCGAGAGGCGGTGAGTCAGCCACATGATGAATAA
- the rpsM gene encoding 30S ribosomal protein S13, which yields MARFEGIDLPRGKQIVIALTYIYGIGNTTAKKVLAAAGVAENIRQDDLTPEQEDKIRVELDKVKVEGDLRREVNMNIKRLQEIGSYRGMRHRRGLPVRGQNTKNNARTRKGKKASIAGKKK from the coding sequence ATGGCTCGTTTTGAAGGTATTGATTTACCCCGTGGCAAGCAGATTGTCATTGCGTTAACTTACATTTACGGTATTGGTAATACCACTGCTAAAAAAGTTTTAGCAGCTGCTGGTGTCGCTGAGAATATTCGTCAAGATGATCTCACACCAGAACAAGAAGACAAGATCCGTGTTGAACTTGATAAGGTCAAAGTCGAAGGTGACTTACGCCGTGAAGTTAACATGAACATCAAACGTCTTCAAGAAATCGGTTCTTATCGCGGTATGCGTCATCGTCGTGGCTTGCCAGTTCGTGGTCAAAATACCAAGAACAACGCTCGTACACGTAAAGGCAAAAAAGCATCAATCGCCGGTAAGAAAAAATAA
- the rpmJ gene encoding 50S ribosomal protein L36 encodes MKVRPSVKRMCEHCRVIKRKGRVMVICSANPKHKQRQG; translated from the coding sequence ATGAAAGTAAGACCATCAGTAAAACGGATGTGTGAACATTGCCGCGTTATCAAACGTAAGGGCCGTGTCATGGTCATTTGTTCTGCTAATCCAAAGCATAAACAACGCCAAGGATAG
- the rpsE gene encoding 30S ribosomal protein S5, translated as MAKAFIDPNKLDLEDNVVSINRVTKVVKGGRRLRFAAIVIVGDHNGHVGFGTGKAQEVPEAIRKAVEDAKKNLIEVPIVGTTVPHEIIGRFGGARILIKPAIAGSGVAAGGAVRSIMELAGVQDVTSQFLGSHTPINVVRATMEGLKGLRRAEKVAELRGIPVDQLEN; from the coding sequence ATGGCTAAAGCGTTTATTGATCCAAACAAGTTAGACTTGGAAGACAATGTTGTATCCATCAACCGTGTTACTAAGGTTGTCAAAGGTGGCCGTCGTTTGCGTTTTGCTGCGATCGTTATCGTTGGTGACCATAATGGACACGTTGGCTTTGGTACCGGTAAAGCTCAAGAAGTTCCTGAAGCTATCCGTAAAGCCGTTGAAGACGCAAAGAAGAACTTGATCGAAGTACCGATCGTCGGCACAACTGTACCGCATGAAATCATCGGTCGTTTCGGTGGTGCGCGTATCTTGATCAAACCTGCTATTGCTGGTTCTGGTGTTGCAGCTGGTGGTGCTGTACGTTCGATCATGGAACTTGCTGGTGTCCAAGATGTCACTAGTCAATTCTTAGGTTCACATACACCGATCAATGTGGTTCGTGCGACTATGGAAGGTCTTAAGGGCTTACGTCGTGCTGAAAAAGTGGCTGAACTTCGCGGCATTCCAGTCGATCAATTAGAAAACTAG
- the rpsK gene encoding 30S ribosomal protein S11, giving the protein MANRKTTRRRRVKKNIESGVAHIHSTFNNTLIMITDPQGNAIAWSSAGALGFKGSRKSTPFAAQMAAETAAKASMEYGMKSVEVAVKGPGSGREAAIRSLQATGLEITAIRDVTPVPHNGSRPPKRRRV; this is encoded by the coding sequence ATGGCAAATAGAAAAACAACACGTCGTCGTCGGGTAAAGAAGAATATCGAATCTGGCGTGGCACATATTCATTCTACTTTTAACAACACCTTGATCATGATCACTGATCCCCAAGGGAATGCAATTGCATGGTCTTCAGCAGGTGCTTTAGGTTTTAAGGGTAGTCGTAAATCTACACCGTTTGCTGCACAAATGGCAGCTGAAACAGCTGCTAAAGCATCAATGGAATATGGTATGAAATCCGTTGAAGTTGCAGTTAAAGGTCCTGGTTCAGGTCGTGAAGCAGCAATTCGTTCATTGCAAGCAACTGGTTTGGAAATTACCGCAATTCGCGATGTAACGCCAGTTCCTCATAATGGGTCTCGTCCTCCGAAGCGCCGTCGTGTTTAG
- the rplR gene encoding 50S ribosomal protein L18, whose protein sequence is MNIVISKPDKNKTRQKRHLRVRGKISGTAERPRLNVFRSNKNIYAQLIDDVAGVTLASASTLDKEVEASSKTEAAKAVGELIAKRAVAAGHENVVFDRGGYLYHGRVQALAEAARENGLDF, encoded by the coding sequence GTGAACATTGTGATTTCTAAACCAGATAAGAATAAGACACGCCAAAAGCGCCATTTACGTGTCCGTGGTAAGATCTCTGGTACTGCTGAGCGCCCACGCTTGAACGTTTTCCGTTCTAATAAGAACATCTACGCGCAATTAATTGATGACGTAGCGGGTGTGACGCTAGCAAGTGCCTCTACATTGGACAAAGAAGTTGAAGCAAGTTCAAAGACTGAAGCTGCAAAAGCTGTTGGCGAATTGATCGCTAAACGTGCCGTTGCTGCTGGTCATGAAAATGTTGTCTTCGATCGTGGCGGCTATTTATATCATGGCCGTGTCCAAGCTTTAGCTGAAGCTGCACGCGAAAACGGATTAGATTTTTAG
- the secY gene encoding preprotein translocase subunit SecY, translated as MLSTIKNAWHVKDIRNRMFFTLGILLIFRLGTFITVPGVDAKALTSIASSGLVSMLNMFGGGGLTNYSIFAMGVSPYITAQIVIQLLQMDIVPKFVEWSKQGEVGRRKLNQITRYLTIVLAFLQSIGITAGFNALSGLGLVKNPNWQTFVMIGIILTGGTMLVTWMGEQITDKGLGNGISMIIFAGIIARLPSGIYQVYQQWFETNPSTTQFWLYILYAVLLVIAIFLVVVLVTYVQQAERRIPIRYTRRVTDAGDNSYLPLKVNVAGVIPVIFASSFIATPGTILQYFSNTHSEDQWFKIMTDIFSMTTIPGSILYTVLIIVFTFFYAFVQVNPEKVAENLQKQGSYIPSVWPGKTTQKYISGTLMRLSTVGSVFLGLVALLPILAQNIWSLPESIGLGGTSLLIVVGVALEAARQIEGLMMKRHYVGFIR; from the coding sequence ATGCTGTCGACCATCAAAAATGCTTGGCATGTGAAGGACATTCGAAATCGGATGTTCTTTACGTTAGGTATTTTGTTAATTTTCCGTTTAGGGACATTTATTACTGTTCCCGGTGTTGATGCAAAGGCATTAACATCGATTGCTTCTTCCGGATTAGTTAGCATGCTGAATATGTTCGGTGGTGGTGGATTAACCAATTATTCCATTTTTGCGATGGGGGTTTCTCCTTACATCACTGCACAAATTGTCATCCAACTTTTGCAGATGGATATTGTGCCCAAATTTGTTGAGTGGAGCAAACAAGGGGAAGTTGGTCGACGTAAGTTAAATCAAATTACACGTTATCTGACGATTGTTCTTGCATTTTTGCAATCAATCGGTATTACTGCTGGCTTTAACGCTTTAAGCGGGCTAGGTTTGGTCAAGAATCCAAATTGGCAAACCTTTGTTATGATCGGTATTATCCTAACTGGTGGCACTATGTTGGTTACTTGGATGGGTGAACAGATCACGGATAAAGGCTTAGGTAATGGGATCTCAATGATCATCTTTGCCGGGATTATTGCGCGCTTACCAAGTGGGATTTATCAAGTTTACCAGCAATGGTTTGAGACAAATCCAAGTACCACACAATTCTGGTTGTACATTTTGTACGCTGTCTTGTTGGTGATCGCAATTTTCCTTGTCGTTGTCCTTGTTACTTACGTCCAACAAGCGGAACGGCGTATCCCGATTCGTTATACACGGCGGGTAACAGATGCTGGCGATAATAGCTACCTACCATTAAAAGTCAACGTTGCGGGGGTTATTCCCGTTATCTTTGCAAGTTCATTTATTGCAACACCGGGTACGATTTTGCAGTATTTTAGTAACACACACTCTGAAGATCAGTGGTTCAAGATCATGACCGATATATTTAGTATGACAACCATTCCTGGTTCAATCTTATATACAGTTTTGATCATTGTCTTCACTTTCTTCTATGCGTTTGTTCAGGTCAATCCGGAAAAGGTTGCCGAAAATTTGCAGAAGCAAGGTAGTTATATTCCAAGTGTTTGGCCAGGAAAAACAACTCAAAAATATATTTCCGGCACGTTGATGCGTTTATCAACTGTTGGTTCTGTCTTCTTGGGTTTGGTAGCTTTGCTGCCGATCTTGGCGCAGAATATTTGGAGTTTACCTGAATCAATCGGACTAGGTGGTACTAGTTTATTGATCGTGGTCGGGGTTGCTTTAGAAGCAGCTCGTCAGATCGAAGGATTGATGATGAAACGACATTACGTTGGTTTTATCCGCTAG
- the rplQ gene encoding 50S ribosomal protein L17 has translation MSYRKLGRTSSQRKALLRDLTTDLIMNESITTTEARAKEVRSTTEKMITLGKKGTLAARRQAAAFIRDEIADVREEDEKVVVQTVLQKLFSDVAPRYAERNGGYTQIYKTMPRRGDGAPMVVLKFVD, from the coding sequence ATGAGTTACCGCAAATTAGGTCGCACAAGTTCACAACGTAAAGCTTTGCTACGCGATTTGACGACTGATTTAATCATGAACGAATCGATCACAACAACTGAAGCTCGTGCTAAAGAAGTACGTTCAACAACTGAAAAAATGATCACTTTAGGTAAAAAAGGCACTTTAGCTGCTCGTCGCCAAGCTGCTGCTTTTATCCGTGATGAAATTGCTGATGTACGTGAAGAAGACGAAAAAGTTGTCGTACAAACAGTTTTACAAAAATTATTTAGTGATGTTGCACCACGTTATGCAGAACGTAACGGTGGTTACACACAAATCTACAAAACCATGCCTCGTCGCGGCGATGGCGCACCAATGGTTGTTTTAAAATTTGTTGACTAA
- a CDS encoding energy-coupling factor transporter transmembrane component T family protein — MMNKLLFGRFIPGNSVIHRLDPRNKLLLSFYYIGIIFLANNWLTYLVLFLFTILAVRLSNIKMSFFIRGVRPLIWLILFTVLLQVFFTRGGTTYWSWGPIVLSQFGIVNGVYIFMRFVLIIFMSTLLTLTTPPLSLADAIEAILKPLRIVHFPVYEVALMLSIALRFVPTLMDETEKIMNAQRARGVDFGEGNIFQQMRAVVPLLIPLFVSSFNRAEDLATAMEARGYQGGEGRSKYRILTWRAADNWAVIAFVLLTGILIWLRA; from the coding sequence ATGATGAATAAATTGCTGTTTGGCCGTTTTATTCCTGGTAACTCGGTGATCCATCGTTTGGATCCGCGGAATAAATTATTGCTTAGTTTCTATTATATTGGAATCATTTTTTTAGCCAACAACTGGTTGACCTATCTAGTCTTGTTCTTGTTTACCATTTTAGCTGTACGTTTATCGAATATTAAGATGAGTTTCTTTATTCGCGGTGTTCGACCGTTGATCTGGCTGATTCTCTTCACCGTACTACTACAAGTATTCTTTACGCGTGGGGGAACTACCTATTGGTCTTGGGGACCGATTGTTTTATCCCAATTTGGGATCGTTAACGGGGTTTATATCTTCATGCGCTTTGTACTGATTATTTTCATGTCGACTTTATTGACGCTGACGACACCCCCCTTATCATTGGCTGATGCAATCGAGGCAATTTTGAAACCGCTGCGGATCGTACATTTTCCAGTGTATGAAGTTGCGTTAATGCTTTCAATTGCGCTACGGTTTGTGCCAACATTGATGGATGAAACTGAAAAAATCATGAACGCGCAACGAGCGCGCGGGGTTGATTTTGGCGAAGGTAATATTTTTCAACAGATGCGTGCAGTTGTTCCTTTACTGATTCCGTTATTCGTTAGTTCGTTTAATCGTGCTGAAGATTTAGCGACAGCGATGGAAGCGCGTGGCTATCAAGGCGGTGAAGGTCGCAGTAAATACCGCATTCTAACTTGGCGCGCTGCTGACAATTGGGCAGTGATTGCTTTTGTGTTACTGACAGGTATTTTAATTTGGTTACGTGCATAA